One window from the genome of Acinetobacter lanii encodes:
- the nuoL gene encoding NADH-quinone oxidoreductase subunit L: MSLLALTILFPLIGFVLLAAGRNKLPESVAAIIGVGAVGLSALCALISGLKFVNSGATQQVDHLWTWFNVGGFNPGISLHLDGLSLVMLGMITGVGFLIHIFASWYMRGEEDFARFFSYFNLFVASMLLLVLGDNLALLFLGWEGVGLCSYLLIGYYYSNPDNGLAAMKAFTVTRVGDVFLLIGLFLVFQQFGTLDIAYIVENASTVMTQSSSITIWTALMLFLGAAGKSAQIPLQTWLADAMAGPTPVSALIHAATMVTAGVYLCCRLFSVFEMAPEVMVFISITGAVTLIVAGFAALVQTDIKRILAYSTMSQLGYMFMAVGAEAYQAGLFHMLAHAFFKALLFLSSGAVILAYHHEQNIFKMGGLFKHNKFLFACFAIGGGALAAIPFLTIGFFSKDAILGAVWVAGQSVAVYDCLYWTGVAGAFLTSIYTFRLIWIVFFGKENTPYHAIKGATYWLPLAILAVLSTFVGAVLKTPVANILSAAKIPAFDIPEALEHGMHAAEHTAVGIALAGLAVGIVLFAFAYKAVQGFARTSLGSGLANICRNALGFDALYDIIFVKPYLLIAKLLGRDPIDGVWLVLPALVKGGHRFTSSRQSGSLREYASSMAFGIVVIMMILILTQVVGK; encoded by the coding sequence ATGAGTTTATTAGCATTAACAATATTATTTCCGCTGATTGGTTTTGTCCTTTTAGCGGCAGGGCGTAATAAGCTTCCTGAATCTGTAGCAGCCATTATTGGTGTAGGTGCAGTTGGTCTTTCAGCGTTATGTGCACTGATTTCAGGTCTGAAATTTGTCAATAGCGGTGCAACACAACAAGTCGATCATTTGTGGACTTGGTTCAATGTTGGTGGTTTTAACCCAGGCATTAGCTTGCACTTAGATGGTTTGTCTTTGGTGATGCTGGGCATGATCACCGGTGTGGGTTTCCTCATTCACATCTTTGCATCATGGTACATGCGTGGTGAAGAAGACTTCGCACGTTTCTTCTCTTACTTCAACCTATTCGTGGCGAGCATGTTGCTGCTCGTTTTAGGCGATAACTTAGCGTTATTGTTCTTGGGTTGGGAAGGTGTAGGTCTGTGCTCTTACTTGCTGATTGGTTACTACTACTCAAATCCAGACAACGGTTTGGCAGCAATGAAAGCCTTCACAGTAACCCGTGTCGGTGACGTGTTCCTATTGATCGGTTTGTTCTTGGTGTTCCAACAATTTGGTACATTGGACATTGCTTATATCGTAGAAAATGCATCGACCGTGATGACACAAAGCTCATCAATCACCATTTGGACAGCACTGATGTTGTTCTTGGGTGCTGCAGGTAAATCAGCGCAAATTCCATTACAAACGTGGTTAGCCGATGCGATGGCAGGTCCTACACCTGTATCTGCATTGATCCATGCTGCAACCATGGTGACAGCGGGCGTTTACTTATGCTGCCGTCTGTTCTCTGTCTTTGAAATGGCACCTGAAGTGATGGTGTTTATCTCAATCACAGGTGCGGTGACCTTGATTGTTGCTGGTTTTGCTGCATTGGTTCAAACCGACATCAAACGTATTTTGGCTTACTCAACCATGAGTCAGCTCGGTTATATGTTTATGGCGGTGGGTGCTGAAGCATACCAAGCAGGTTTGTTCCACATGTTGGCACACGCATTCTTCAAAGCATTATTGTTCTTGTCATCAGGTGCGGTAATTCTGGCCTACCACCACGAACAAAACATTTTCAAAATGGGTGGTTTGTTCAAACATAACAAATTCTTATTTGCATGTTTCGCGATCGGTGGCGGTGCCTTGGCAGCGATTCCATTCTTAACCATCGGCTTCTTCTCTAAAGATGCGATTTTGGGTGCAGTTTGGGTTGCAGGTCAATCGGTTGCTGTGTATGACTGTCTATACTGGACGGGTGTTGCTGGTGCATTCTTAACCTCAATCTATACCTTCCGTCTCATTTGGATCGTATTCTTTGGTAAAGAAAATACGCCGTATCACGCGATCAAAGGTGCAACCTACTGGTTACCACTTGCGATTCTTGCTGTACTTTCAACGTTCGTTGGTGCGGTATTGAAAACGCCAGTAGCGAATATTTTAAGTGCTGCGAAAATCCCTGCATTTGATATTCCAGAAGCACTTGAGCATGGTATGCATGCTGCTGAACATACAGCAGTCGGTATTGCGCTTGCTGGTTTAGCAGTGGGTATCGTGTTATTTGCCTTTGCTTATAAAGCAGTTCAAGGTTTTGCACGTACTTCATTGGGTTCAGGTCTTGCGAATATCTGCCGTAATGCACTGGGTTTCGATGCCTTATACGACATCATCTTTGTTAAACCTTATTTACTTATCGCGAAGCTTTTAGGTCGTGATCCAATTGACGGCGTTTGGTTAGTTTTGCCTGCGTTGGTTAAAGGTGGTCATCGCTTTACAAGTTCACGTCAATCAGGTTCTTTGCGTGAATACGCATCAAGCATGGCTTTCGGTATTGTGGTCATCATGATGATCTTGATCCTGACTCAGGTCGTGGGGAAATAA
- the nuoI gene encoding NADH-quinone oxidoreductase subunit NuoI, whose amino-acid sequence MYKILAGFGTIVRSLWMVFSHATRKRDTILYPEVKAEDIVPPRFRGRIVLTRDPDGEERCVACNLCAVACPVGCISLQKAEHEDGRWYPEFFRINFSRCIFCGMCEEACPTTAIQLTPDFELGEYVRQDLVYEKENLLISGPGKYPDYNFYRVTGMAVAGKDKGQAQRESAPVDVRSLLP is encoded by the coding sequence ATGTATAAAATTCTAGCTGGATTTGGAACAATCGTACGTTCGTTGTGGATGGTGTTCAGCCATGCCACACGTAAACGTGACACGATTTTATATCCAGAAGTGAAAGCCGAAGACATCGTACCACCTCGTTTCCGTGGTCGTATCGTGTTAACGCGTGACCCTGATGGCGAAGAGCGTTGTGTGGCATGTAACTTATGTGCCGTTGCTTGCCCAGTCGGTTGTATCTCACTACAAAAAGCAGAACACGAAGATGGTCGTTGGTATCCGGAGTTTTTCCGTATCAACTTCTCACGTTGTATTTTTTGCGGTATGTGTGAAGAAGCATGTCCAACGACTGCAATTCAGTTGACCCCAGATTTCGAATTGGGCGAATACGTTCGTCAAGACTTGGTCTATGAGAAAGAAAACTTACTCATTTCAGGTCCGGGTAAATATCCTGATTACAACTTCTATCGTGTGACCGGTATGGCTGTAGCAGGTAAAGACAAAGGTCAAGCACAACGTGAAAGTGCCCCTGTTGACGTACGGAGCTTATTACCATGA
- the nuoJ gene encoding NADH-quinone oxidoreductase subunit J: protein MWPFYLMALVAIVSTIRVVTNANPVHALLSLIISLLAVAGMFMIVGAPFAGALEIIVYAGAIMVLFVFVVMMLNLGQDTVEQERKWLTSSAWAYPALMSFLMGLTLVWSFGSDFNHLTAPLMGQEVIGPKAVGYTLFTKYLLLVEIAAMLLLGALVAAYHLGKREPSAEEEKNNG, encoded by the coding sequence ATGTGGCCATTTTATTTGATGGCACTTGTGGCCATCGTTTCTACGATTCGTGTTGTCACCAATGCGAATCCTGTACATGCTTTACTGAGCTTAATCATTTCACTGCTTGCAGTGGCGGGTATGTTTATGATCGTGGGTGCGCCGTTTGCCGGTGCGCTTGAAATCATCGTTTATGCCGGTGCGATCATGGTCTTGTTCGTCTTCGTGGTGATGATGTTGAACCTCGGTCAAGACACGGTTGAACAAGAGCGTAAATGGTTGACTTCATCGGCGTGGGCGTATCCTGCGTTGATGAGCTTCCTGATGGGCTTAACCTTGGTCTGGAGCTTTGGCTCAGACTTCAACCACTTGACTGCACCTTTAATGGGTCAGGAAGTGATTGGTCCTAAAGCGGTCGGTTATACACTCTTTACCAAGTACTTATTGTTGGTTGAAATTGCTGCGATGTTATTGCTTGGCGCTTTAGTCGCTGCATACCATCTTGGCAAACGTGAACCAAGTGCAGAAGAGGAAAAGAATAATGGGTAA
- a CDS encoding cold shock domain-containing protein, whose protein sequence is MKLDYQFGKVIKYNPEKGFGFISMAGEDVFFHISEFPEGLDKEPKRNEKVKFVLVEQDDKFKATKIERVDPNPAKTKKNKIMDHNKSITSALLSNLRR, encoded by the coding sequence ATGAAGTTAGATTATCAATTCGGAAAAGTGATCAAATACAATCCAGAAAAGGGCTTTGGTTTTATTTCTATGGCTGGAGAAGATGTCTTTTTTCATATTTCAGAATTTCCTGAAGGTCTAGACAAAGAGCCGAAACGTAATGAAAAAGTAAAGTTTGTCTTGGTGGAACAAGATGACAAGTTTAAAGCCACTAAAATTGAGCGTGTTGATCCCAATCCAGCCAAAACCAAAAAGAATAAAATTATGGATCACAACAAATCGATTACCTCGGCTTTGTTGAGTAACCTACGTCGTTAA
- the nuoK gene encoding NADH-quinone oxidoreductase subunit NuoK has translation MGNIPLEHGLIVATILFALGFYGVMVRRNLLFMLMSLEVMMNAAALAFVLVGSAWAQPDGQIMFILILTLAAAEACIGLAIVLQFYHRFHHLDVDAASEMRG, from the coding sequence ATGGGTAATATCCCTTTAGAACATGGTTTGATTGTTGCAACCATTCTTTTTGCACTCGGTTTTTACGGTGTAATGGTGCGTCGCAACCTTCTGTTTATGTTGATGAGTCTAGAAGTCATGATGAATGCAGCAGCGCTTGCATTTGTATTGGTCGGTAGTGCATGGGCACAACCAGATGGCCAAATCATGTTCATTCTGATTTTAACCCTTGCAGCAGCAGAGGCTTGTATCGGTCTTGCTATCGTCCTTCAGTTCTATCATCGCTTCCATCACTTGGATGTAGATGCTGCTAGTGAGATGCGCGGATGA
- the nuoN gene encoding NADH-quinone oxidoreductase subunit NuoN: protein MNFTVSFSELMPLAPVMIVALTAVVVMILIAIKRNHNLIATVSVIGLNLALANILLSLFGGALVPHNVMNLFIVDPFSLLYQLIILVAALACCTLSHAYIDSYKDNREELYLLMLCSVTGALLMVSSSHLASFFISLELMSIPVYGLLAYTHQRAKSLEAGVKYLVLSATASAMLLMGMAYIYSVLGSLSFAGQVDDMFWAITKTQDPQMMMALQAYLPQLGEKFTSVFGILGLGLIVAAVAFKLSLAPFHKWTPDVYAGAPAPIATFLATVAKVAMIGLFVRYLLASGVIGIESIKTIIIVIAVLSILVGNLLAVKQVNLKRILAYSSIAHFGYLMLGLVSASFLSLTSVNVYVVTYVLTTIGAFGTVALMSSPYNNANEAESLADYRGLFWRRPVLTATLTVMMLSLAGIPLTAGFIGKFVLIMSVVSEGHWFFAAMIILGSGIGLYYYLRVMVVLYMTPPETPRIDADKQWGQKVGGIMVLLAALAVLVVGVYPDPIIALANQAQLIAPLHIVLQ, encoded by the coding sequence ATGAACTTCACAGTCTCTTTTTCTGAGCTCATGCCATTAGCGCCTGTAATGATCGTTGCCTTGACTGCTGTCGTGGTGATGATCCTTATCGCGATCAAACGTAATCATAATTTGATTGCGACTGTATCCGTGATTGGTTTGAACTTGGCTTTGGCAAATATTTTATTGTCATTGTTTGGTGGGGCACTGGTGCCTCACAACGTGATGAACTTGTTCATCGTTGATCCATTTTCATTGCTTTACCAATTGATTATTTTGGTTGCAGCATTGGCTTGCTGTACGCTATCTCACGCTTATATCGATTCGTATAAAGACAATCGTGAAGAGCTTTATCTATTAATGTTGTGCTCGGTAACGGGTGCACTGTTAATGGTGTCAAGTTCACACTTGGCGTCGTTCTTCATTAGCTTAGAGTTAATGTCGATTCCAGTTTATGGTTTGCTTGCGTACACACATCAACGTGCGAAGTCTTTAGAAGCCGGTGTGAAATACTTGGTGCTTTCAGCAACAGCTTCGGCAATGTTGTTGATGGGTATGGCATACATTTACTCAGTACTCGGTTCATTGTCTTTTGCGGGTCAAGTAGACGACATGTTCTGGGCAATCACCAAAACTCAAGATCCACAAATGATGATGGCGCTTCAAGCGTACCTTCCGCAGTTGGGTGAAAAATTCACTTCTGTGTTTGGTATCTTGGGTCTTGGTTTAATTGTTGCTGCGGTGGCATTTAAATTGTCACTTGCACCATTCCATAAATGGACACCAGACGTATATGCAGGTGCGCCTGCACCAATCGCAACATTCTTAGCCACTGTTGCGAAAGTGGCAATGATTGGTTTGTTCGTACGTTACTTGTTGGCTTCAGGTGTGATTGGAATCGAGTCAATCAAAACGATTATTATCGTGATTGCTGTTCTGTCTATTCTTGTAGGTAACTTACTTGCTGTGAAGCAAGTGAACTTGAAACGTATCTTGGCATACTCTTCAATCGCACATTTCGGTTACCTCATGCTGGGTCTAGTGAGTGCTTCATTCCTTAGCCTGACTTCTGTAAACGTGTATGTTGTAACTTATGTACTGACCACCATTGGTGCTTTCGGTACGGTGGCCTTAATGTCGAGTCCTTACAACAATGCCAACGAAGCTGAATCACTAGCGGACTACCGTGGTTTGTTCTGGCGTCGTCCAGTGTTAACTGCAACTTTAACCGTGATGATGTTGTCTTTGGCGGGTATTCCGTTAACGGCAGGTTTCATTGGTAAGTTTGTACTGATTATGAGCGTTGTGTCTGAAGGCCATTGGTTCTTCGCTGCAATGATCATTTTAGGTTCGGGTATTGGTCTGTACTACTACCTACGTGTGATGGTTGTGTTGTACATGACACCACCTGAAACACCACGTATTGACGCCGATAAACAATGGGGTCAAAAAGTGGGTGGTATTATGGTATTGCTTGCAGCTTTAGCGGTGTTGGTGGTGGGTGTTTACCCAGATCCAATTATTGCTTTGGCAAATCAAGCGCAATTGATCGCTCCATTACACATTGTTCTTCAATAA
- the upp gene encoding uracil phosphoribosyltransferase, whose translation MPIQEIRHPLIRHKLGLLRRADISTKNFRELAQEVTMLLTYEATKDLPMVEHEIDGWNGKVHVDRIAGKKITVVPILRAGIGMLDGFLNLIPSAKVSVLGLERDEETLEARTYYKKLVPDVQNRLAMIIDPMLATGSSLVAAIDVLKASGCKDIRVMVLVAAPEGIKRVEEAHPDVVIFTASIDHGLNENGYIVPGLGDAGDKIFGSVQKD comes from the coding sequence GTGCCCATTCAAGAAATCCGTCATCCGCTTATTCGCCATAAACTTGGTTTATTACGTCGTGCAGACATCAGCACTAAGAACTTCCGTGAGCTTGCGCAAGAAGTCACCATGCTGCTCACTTATGAAGCAACCAAAGATTTACCGATGGTTGAACATGAGATTGACGGTTGGAATGGTAAAGTTCATGTTGATCGCATTGCCGGTAAAAAAATCACGGTTGTGCCGATTCTTCGTGCGGGTATTGGGATGCTCGATGGTTTCTTAAACCTAATTCCAAGTGCCAAAGTCTCTGTATTGGGTCTTGAGCGCGATGAAGAAACTTTAGAAGCACGCACTTACTATAAAAAACTCGTGCCTGATGTACAAAATCGTCTTGCGATGATCATTGATCCAATGTTGGCAACAGGTTCGTCATTGGTTGCTGCCATTGATGTACTTAAAGCAAGTGGTTGTAAAGATATCCGTGTGATGGTACTGGTTGCTGCACCTGAAGGGATTAAACGTGTGGAAGAAGCACATCCTGATGTGGTGATTTTCACTGCTTCAATTGACCATGGTTTAAATGAGAACGGTTATATCGTGCCGGGTCTTGGCGATGCGGGTGACAAAATCTTTGGCTCAGTGCAAAAAGATTAA
- a CDS encoding ferredoxin--NADP reductase, translating to MSIEKFSLEKVLSVHRWTNTLFSFTLTRPAHFKFTAGQFARIGLMVGEELVVRAYSVVSSPFDETLEFFSIVVPDGAFTSNLQHLKVGDELYLEKNPYGYLTLARYQLPLPQDLWLLGTGTGLAPFLSMLQDFETWQNYQHIHLVYSVRTESELAYVERIQEIAESFGEGHAGFKFIPIITRDPQAALHDRLPVLIENGELEKFAGLEFNPASTHIMLCGNPQMVEDTKEALKARGLTMNRRGEGNIAVENYW from the coding sequence ATGTCAATTGAGAAATTTAGCCTAGAAAAAGTGTTGTCTGTTCATCGTTGGACCAATACTTTATTTAGTTTTACCTTAACTCGACCTGCTCATTTTAAATTTACTGCAGGTCAATTTGCGCGCATTGGTTTAATGGTCGGCGAGGAGTTGGTGGTCAGAGCCTATTCGGTGGTGTCATCACCCTTTGATGAAACTTTAGAGTTCTTTTCAATTGTGGTGCCTGATGGTGCATTTACTTCAAATCTTCAACATCTGAAAGTGGGCGATGAGCTGTACTTGGAAAAAAATCCTTATGGTTATTTAACCTTGGCTCGTTACCAGTTACCGTTACCCCAAGATTTATGGTTACTCGGTACTGGCACAGGTCTGGCGCCGTTTCTGTCCATGTTACAAGACTTTGAAACTTGGCAGAATTATCAGCATATCCATTTGGTCTACAGTGTTCGAACTGAATCAGAATTGGCTTATGTTGAGCGTATTCAAGAGATTGCTGAAAGCTTTGGGGAAGGGCATGCAGGTTTTAAATTCATTCCGATTATTACCCGGGATCCACAAGCAGCCTTACATGATCGCTTACCTGTGTTGATTGAAAATGGTGAATTGGAAAAATTTGCCGGATTGGAATTTAATCCTGCCTCTACCCATATTATGCTGTGTGGTAATCCACAAATGGTTGAAGACACCAAAGAAGCCTTAAAGGCACGTGGCTTAACCATGAACCGCCGAGGTGAAGGTAATATTGCAGTGGAAAATTATTGGTAA
- the nuoM gene encoding NADH-quinone oxidoreductase subunit M — MTNNWFLPALILVPFIAGFACWLVDKIDQHLPRYIALAGMLVTLVITIALWQSGTYTYELGAPTPTWSAEFMVPWIQTLGINIHLAVDGLSLLMVGLTALLGVLAVGCSWGEIQKNVGFFHLNLLWSLGGVIGVFLAIDMFMFFFFWEMMLVPIYFLIALWGHSGANGKSRVYAATKFFIYTQVAGLIMLIGILGLVIYGYLMTQTISFSYNHLLAVANALDANAQTATIAYGFMICLFIGFAVKLPVFPLHGWLPDAHAQAPTAGSVDLAGILIKTAAYGLLRFVIPFFPVASAQFADIAIIFGLIGIFYGAWCAFQQTDMKRLLAYTSISHMGFVLLAIYAGNILTFQGLMIMMLAHGLSSAALFIMCGQVYERLHTRDLRLMGGLRSQFQYLPFFLMFFVSALVGIPGLGNFIGEFLILMGSFGKFPAFTILAAVSLVFAGLYGLILIHKALFGAPNEEQKQHYTSPLKDLNAREVVILLICAFGLLWLGLYPQTFLDVSNSSMAWLANSYIPVQEVVDATQQVVSQQNVEIQ; from the coding sequence ATCACAAACAACTGGTTTTTACCCGCGCTGATCCTTGTACCGTTCATTGCAGGTTTTGCATGTTGGTTGGTCGATAAAATTGATCAACACTTGCCACGTTACATCGCTTTAGCAGGGATGTTGGTGACTTTAGTGATCACGATTGCCTTATGGCAATCGGGCACCTACACCTATGAATTAGGTGCACCTACACCAACATGGTCTGCCGAATTCATGGTGCCATGGATTCAAACTTTAGGTATTAACATTCACTTGGCTGTGGATGGTCTTTCACTTCTGATGGTGGGCTTAACTGCACTTTTAGGTGTATTGGCAGTCGGCTGTTCTTGGGGTGAGATTCAAAAGAATGTTGGTTTCTTCCACTTAAACCTTTTATGGTCTTTGGGTGGTGTGATCGGTGTGTTCTTAGCGATTGATATGTTCATGTTCTTCTTCTTCTGGGAGATGATGCTTGTTCCAATCTATTTCTTGATCGCACTTTGGGGTCACAGTGGCGCAAACGGCAAATCTCGCGTTTATGCTGCAACGAAGTTCTTTATCTATACCCAAGTTGCAGGTTTGATCATGCTGATTGGTATCTTAGGTCTAGTGATCTACGGTTACCTCATGACCCAAACCATCAGCTTTAGCTACAACCATTTATTGGCGGTTGCCAATGCACTTGATGCAAATGCACAAACAGCAACGATTGCTTATGGCTTCATGATCTGCTTGTTCATTGGTTTCGCTGTGAAACTTCCAGTGTTCCCATTGCACGGCTGGTTACCTGATGCGCATGCGCAAGCACCGACAGCAGGTTCTGTCGACTTAGCAGGTATCTTGATTAAAACTGCGGCTTACGGTTTATTACGTTTCGTGATTCCGTTCTTCCCAGTGGCATCTGCACAGTTTGCCGATATTGCCATCATCTTCGGTTTAATTGGTATTTTCTACGGTGCGTGGTGTGCTTTCCAACAAACCGACATGAAACGTCTTTTGGCGTATACCTCTATTTCGCATATGGGCTTCGTGCTTCTTGCAATCTATGCAGGTAACATCTTAACCTTCCAAGGTTTGATGATCATGATGTTGGCACACGGTCTATCTTCAGCTGCATTGTTCATTATGTGTGGTCAAGTGTATGAACGTCTGCATACGCGTGATTTGCGTTTGATGGGTGGCTTACGTAGTCAGTTCCAATATTTACCATTCTTCTTAATGTTCTTCGTCTCTGCACTTGTGGGTATTCCAGGTCTAGGTAACTTTATTGGTGAATTCCTGATCTTGATGGGTTCATTCGGTAAATTCCCAGCGTTCACCATTCTTGCTGCGGTAAGCTTGGTGTTTGCAGGTCTTTATGGCTTGATCTTGATCCACAAAGCTTTGTTTGGTGCGCCAAATGAAGAACAAAAACAGCATTACACCAGTCCGTTAAAAGACTTAAATGCGCGTGAAGTGGTGATTCTGTTGATCTGTGCATTCGGTCTATTGTGGTTAGGTCTATACCCACAAACATTCTTGGATGTATCTAACTCAAGCATGGCATGGTTAGCGAACAGCTACATTCCTGTACAAGAAGTTGTTGATGCTACTCAACAAGTCGTATCTCAACAAAATGTGGAGATCCAATAA
- a CDS encoding cold-shock protein produces the protein MFVEGQVKSYNAERGFGFIAMGGKSKDLFFHIKDVPQT, from the coding sequence ATGTTTGTTGAGGGGCAGGTTAAAAGTTATAACGCAGAACGGGGTTTTGGTTTTATTGCTATGGGTGGCAAGAGTAAGGACTTATTTTTCCATATTAAAGATGTACCGCAGACTTAG
- the gigC gene encoding LysR family transcriptional regulator GigC → MRMTLRQLAVFVAVAQEGTVTKASDAVRLTQSAASMALADLEDGLGAPLFDRLGKRLQLNDLGRFLLPQALEILGRCESFEQAAKGELQSIDLRIGATLTISDYLMPDLMADFLQAQPQAHLQLQVGNTRQMIEAVNQFQLDLALIEGSCHLPQLQSIHWKDDELAVCCAPDHPLAKLNRAITVQDFIDAEWVLREEGSGTREVFDNAILQDLPNANIRLTLGHNEAILKIVAGGLGVSCISKLAIQPLIEKEQLVILETPFWQLTRPLFMLVHRQKYQGPGLKAFMKFCDA, encoded by the coding sequence ATGCGCATGACACTACGCCAATTGGCTGTTTTTGTAGCCGTTGCTCAAGAAGGTACTGTAACGAAGGCAAGCGACGCGGTTCGCCTGACTCAAAGTGCTGCCAGTATGGCTTTAGCAGACCTTGAAGATGGCTTAGGTGCTCCCCTGTTTGACCGTCTTGGTAAACGCTTACAATTAAATGACTTAGGTCGCTTTTTGTTACCACAAGCCCTTGAAATTTTAGGACGTTGTGAGTCTTTCGAACAAGCCGCCAAAGGCGAATTACAAAGTATTGATTTACGTATTGGGGCAACACTGACCATCAGTGATTACTTAATGCCTGACTTGATGGCGGACTTTTTACAAGCACAGCCTCAAGCTCATTTACAGCTTCAAGTCGGCAATACCCGCCAAATGATTGAAGCGGTGAATCAGTTCCAACTCGATTTGGCCTTGATTGAAGGGTCATGTCATTTACCACAACTGCAATCGATTCATTGGAAAGATGATGAATTGGCAGTCTGCTGTGCACCGGATCATCCTTTGGCAAAACTCAATCGTGCCATTACTGTGCAAGATTTTATTGATGCTGAATGGGTACTGCGTGAAGAAGGTTCAGGCACACGTGAAGTGTTTGATAATGCGATTTTACAAGACTTACCCAATGCCAATATTCGTTTAACGCTAGGACATAACGAAGCAATTTTAAAAATTGTGGCAGGCGGTTTAGGCGTATCGTGTATTTCTAAACTTGCGATTCAGCCTTTAATCGAGAAAGAACAATTGGTGATTCTAGAGACGCCTTTCTGGCAATTGACCCGTCCATTGTTCATGTTGGTACATCGTCAAAAATACCAAGGTCCAGGTTTAAAAGCATTTATGAAATTCTGCGACGCTTAA